The following are encoded together in the Pieris napi chromosome 17, ilPieNapi1.2, whole genome shotgun sequence genome:
- the LOC125058084 gene encoding balbiani ring protein 3-like isoform X1 encodes MARFLMLLIVVVIVDAYNHHPKFPKSVASESEVQRGVKIVDCNGTHDKLRNDLIVKSSCGEPKEVFEKLTVAGSFLQVTPSHVWVKRCVGLCSYGPTGSQCTPTKTRKEHIPVRIFDLKTKRESCSTYEMVVHESCGCCVSGAKECSAPKIFNPRKCSCQCPNMNERRNCLKKRNMNMKWNRSKCTCEPRKRVTSW; translated from the exons ATGGCTAGGTTTTTGATGTTATTGATAGTGGTGGTGATCGTGGATGCGTATAACCACCACCCGAAGTTCCCGAAGTCTGTCGCCTCCGAGAGCGAAGTGCAGCGTGGCGTGAAGATAG TTGACTGCAACGGCACTCATGACAAATTAAGGAATGATCTGATTGTGAAATCAAGTTGTGGCGAACCCAAAGAAGTGTTTGAAAAACTTACTGTGGCGGGTTCCTTTTTACAG GTGACGCCGAGCCATGTCTGGGTCAAGAGGTGTGTCGGACTCTGTAGCTATGGACCCACCGGATCACAATGCACGCCCACTAAAACTAGAAAAGAACACATTCCC GTTCGAATATTTGACCTTAAGACGAAAAGAGAAAGCTGCTCGACTTATGAGATGGTGGTGCATGAGTCATGTGGCTGTTGCGTCTCTGGCGCAAAGGAATGTTCAGCGCCTAAGATATTCAACCCTCGTAAGTGCTCCTGTCAGTGCCCTAACATGAACGAAAGGAGGAATTGTCTCAAAAAG AGAAATATGAATATGAAATGGAATAGGTCCAAATGTACTTGTGAACCACGAAAAAGAGTGACCAGTTGGTGA
- the LOC125058084 gene encoding uncharacterized protein LOC125058084 isoform X2: protein MARFLMLLIVVVIVDAYNHHPKFPKSVASESEVQRGVKIVDCNGTHDKLRNDLIVKSSCGEPKEVFEKLTVAGSFLQVTPSHVWVKRCVGLCSYGPTGSQCTPTKTRKEHIPVRIFDLKTKRESCSTYEMVVHESCGCCVSGAKECSAPKIFNPQKYEYEME, encoded by the exons ATGGCTAGGTTTTTGATGTTATTGATAGTGGTGGTGATCGTGGATGCGTATAACCACCACCCGAAGTTCCCGAAGTCTGTCGCCTCCGAGAGCGAAGTGCAGCGTGGCGTGAAGATAG TTGACTGCAACGGCACTCATGACAAATTAAGGAATGATCTGATTGTGAAATCAAGTTGTGGCGAACCCAAAGAAGTGTTTGAAAAACTTACTGTGGCGGGTTCCTTTTTACAG GTGACGCCGAGCCATGTCTGGGTCAAGAGGTGTGTCGGACTCTGTAGCTATGGACCCACCGGATCACAATGCACGCCCACTAAAACTAGAAAAGAACACATTCCC GTTCGAATATTTGACCTTAAGACGAAAAGAGAAAGCTGCTCGACTTATGAGATGGTGGTGCATGAGTCATGTGGCTGTTGCGTCTCTGGCGCAAAGGAATGTTCAGCGCCTAAGATATTCAACCCTC AGAAATATGAATATGAAATGGAATAG